From the genome of Methanothrix soehngenii GP6:
GAGAGCCGAGGAAGAATATGACCATAATTGTGCTCAATTTCAAGACCTACCGTGAGTCTACAGGCCCGGAGGCTCTGCGCCTGGCCGAGATCTGCGAGGATATCGCCAGGGACTATTCTGTGCAGATGATAGTGGCACCCCAGACGGCAGACATCCATGCCATATCTCGTGAGGTAAAAATTCCGGTCTACGCCCAGCATGTGGATGGCGTTGGCTATGGCGGCTTTACCGGCCATGTGACCGCCGCTTCCATAAAAGCAGCAGGTGCGAGAGGTTCACTCATAAACCACTCGGAGAGAAGGATCAAGCTGGCCGATATGGAAGCCTCCCTCTCCGCCTGCCGGGATCTTGGCCTCGCGAGCATCATCTGCACCAACAACGTGGCCACCACCAGGGCTGCGGCAGCTCTTGAACCTGATTATGTGGCAGTGGAGCCTCCAGAGCTCATAGGAAGCGGAATTCCGGTATCCAAGGCCAATCCCAACGTGGTTAGCGATTCTGTCAGCGCGGTCAAGAAAATCGCCCCTCGTGTGGGGGTCCTTTGCGGCGCGGGGATAACCCATGGCGAGGATCTGAGAAGCGCTCTGGACCTGGGATCGGAGGGCGTCTTGCTGGCATCGGGAATCATTAAAGCCAAGGATCAGCGTCAGGCTTTAGAGGATCTTGTGACTGGGGCAAAATAGATGATGTCGGTGCACGTCAGGGTTTCTGGCCGGGTGCAGGGTGTTTATTATCGCGCCTATACCCGTGACCGAGCCAAATCCCTGGGAATCAATGGATGGGTGCGAAATATTCCCGGGGGCGGAGTGGAGGCGGTGCTGGAGGGAGAGAGACGACAGGTGGGGGAGCTGCTCAAGGCTATGAAGTCCGGGCCTTCCGGTTCTGTGGTCCTGGGTATGGAGCTCTCGGAGATCGAGGCCAAAGGCTATAATGACTTTGAAATAAAATATTAAAATGGATGTGATTTATTGCTTACCGTCAACAGATACAAGTGCTGCTACTGTGGTGCCTGCGTCAGCGTATGCCCGACATGTGCCCTGGAGCTGGTGGAGACCTGGCTGGAGATTTCCGCAGACTGCAAAGAGTGCGGCATCTGCACCAAGATATGTCCGGTGGGAGCGCTAGAGGTCGAGGCATGAAGTGCGATGTGATAGTGGTTGGAGCGGGCCCGGGTGGCTCCATGGCCGCGAAAACGGCAGCAGCAGCCGGCCTGAATGTGGTCATGCTGGAGAAGCGCCAGGAGATCGGCGATCCTGTTCGCTGCGCTGAGGGGGTGGGCAAGAGGGCCTTATGCAAGATGGTCAAGCCAGAGCCGGAGTGGATCGCCTCTGAGGTGAAGGGCGCCAAGATCTACTCTCCAGACGGAAGCAGCATAGTCATGTCCGAGGACCGGAGCGGGAGCGAGGTTGGCTACGTTCTGGAGAGAAAGGTCTTCGACCGGGCTCTGGCTATGCAAGCCGCCCGCGCCGGGGCCCGAGTGCTGGTCAAGACTCGCGCTGCCAGCCTTCTGATGAATGATGGTGTTCCCTATGGCGTTAATGCCATTCAAGTGGGAGATCCTCTGAAAATCGAAGCCCCGATCATCATCGGTGCGGATGGCGTAGAGTCAAAGGTAGGCCGTTGGGCGGGTATTGACACCACGCTCAACCTCAAGGACATCGAATCCTGCGCCCAGTTTCTGGTATTGGATCCGGGAATCGATGATGACTACACCAAGTTCTACTTGGGAAACAGCATTGCTCCTTCAGGGTACGCCTGGTCCTTTCCCAAAGGGGAGAAGCTGGCCAACGTCGGCCTGGGAGTTCTTGGAAGCCGATCCAGGCCCGGTGAAGCCATCCGTCTGCTGCGGGAATTTACAAAAAAGCACTTTCCCAATGGCAAGATAGTGGAGATGGTGGTGGGCGGAGATCCCTGCTCCGGGCCCATCCAGTCGGCCACTGCCCACGGCGTTATGCTGGTCGGAGATGCCGCCCGCCAGACCGATCCACTGACTGGAGGGGGGATTCTCAATGCCATGGAGGCAGGAGTCATCGCCGGAGAGGTGGCAGCAAAAGCAATTGCCGCAGGCAACGTCGCGAGAGAGGGGCTTCGAGAGTATGAGGAACGCTGGCGAGAGGGCATAGGCAGGCACCTGGCTCGCAGCCTGGAGTTCAAGGAGTTCTTCGTAAAGCTGACCGACAAAGATCTCAATATGCTGATCGGTTCCCTGGCAAAGGAGGACATATCCAAATTGGATCTGCCTGGCCTCTTGCGGGTGCTCTTCCGGTTGAATCCCAAGCTTCTCTGGGAGTTGCGCCACCTCGTAACATAGTTGCCAGGCTCCAAAGGATCTGGATTCTGAATATGGCTTTGGCTTATTCCAGGGTGGAGGTGCCATCTGCCTTCTTTGGCAGCCTCTCCAGGTCAAAGCCGATTTTTATCTTCTCTTTATCCGCATCGAGCTTCACCACGCCCATATGGAAGATGTAGCGCATGGTCCGGCGGCCATCGGGGATGCGCAATTTATGCTCCCGGCGGAGGATCATGGCGCTGGCGGACTGCAGTGCCGGGCCGCTCTGCAAAAACAGCAGTCCGGGTAGGTTGAGCCGCTGGTGGCCAGTGGTCGGATATCTCTCATCCATCAGCTCTGCCAGTTCTTCGCGACGGATCTCGACGATTTCATCGCTGCTTTTGACAACGATCTGACTCTCGTCGGCATGCACCTCATCTATATGAGAATGAAGGGCACAGAGCACATAGCTATCCCCCTGGCCCTTATTCTCCTGGGGCAAAAGAGCTTCCAGCTTTTTCATAAAGGGCTTAAGAAGAGGACTGGCACCGGCAAAAAGTGCCCCCGGTAGGTTTTTAACCTCAGTCTTTGTCAGCTCATCCAGATCCCTTTTGTCAATCTCGATGGCTATCATAGAGAACCAAAGGACCTTACGAGATATATCTATATCGGGACGAATAAATTACGATTATAAAAAAATTTTCAAACTTATACTAAATTATTCTCCCTAAATTAATTATTTAACTCTATTTTGTAGTTGCTTTCGCAAGAATGGCAAAAAAACGGCTTTAATTTTTGAGGGATATCATCCCCTCAAAAAATCATCGTGATTATAAATTCCTAATCAGGCTTATTTTATCCTAAATAACCATCTAAATGCGAATATCAGCTGCATTTTGACTTATTATCTAAAGTATTAGTCTAAATAAGTAAAATTAAAAGACCAAGCCTTTCAAAACAAATTATTTATATCATTAAGTATTAGTGACCTGAAAAATATGGTGACGATTATGAGAGAGTCGACAGTAAAGATCCTGGATGACAAGGACATGGAATTCGTGGAGACGCTCCGCTCCCTTGGAGTGCCCCGAAACGTAGCAACCCTTATCACATTTCTGGCAAATGTGGATGAGGCCTCCTCAAGGGAGATAGAGATGGGCTCAGACCTCAGGCAGCCAGAGGTGAGCATTGCCATGAGAACCCTGCGCGACAACAACTGGATAGAGGAGAAGGAGATTAAACGCGAGGGCAAAGGAAGACCGATGAAGGTCTACTCATTGAAAGCAGGCATTGAAGAGGTCATAAAACATTTCGAGGAAGAGAAGCTGCATGAGTCCGCTCAGGCCATGGAGAGCATCCAGAGGCTCAAGCAGCTCATATCAACATAAATTATCCAGGATTCAATTATTGCTCGATCGGGGATGAGGATTTCAGATCTGCCTCTTAACTGGGGGAGATGAGAGCACCTCAACCTCTATTTTTGCTGCTATTCCCCGTCCAAGCGAGATCTTCGATCCGTTAAGCTCGATTACCACCGGTCCGCCAAAGGGATGGCAGGTTATTTTGCGCACACGGCTGCCTCTTCTTATTCCCATGGATTCAAACCTCCTCTCCCAGCCATACTCACCGTTCACGGAATGAATCTCCAGGGTCTGATTACAGGGGGCCCTTGAGAGCTCAATGTATCTCATCTCCGATCATCCACCTCGTCGCCATCACCTCCAGAACACGGATAAATCTTGCGCAGCGATCATCCTTTCGCAATCCTTCTCTTCCCAATCAATTGCATCATAATCGCACATTCACCCCATTCTTCCTTAGATATGTCTTGACGTCTCTGATGCTGCATTCCTGGAAGTGGAAGATGCTGGCCGCTAAAGCTGCAGAGGCATCGGTCTTTTGGAAGACCTCCAGCATATGCTCGGGATTTGCGCATCCCCCCGAGGCGATCACAGGCACCCGGACCATTCTCGCCACAGCAGCGGTGAGGGGTATGTCAAATCCAAGCTTGGTGCCGTCTCTGTCCATGCTGGTGAGAAGGATCTCTCCTGCTCCCAGGGAGACGGCCTTTTTGGCCCAGTCGATGGCGTCAATTCCGGTGAACTCCCTGCCGCCATAATAGGAGCATTCAAACCAGCAGGGCCCCTCTTCCGTCTGTACCATATTCCGGCCATCCTCCTGGGAATAGCGCCTTTTGGCATCTATGGCTAAAACCACGGCCTGATTTCCATATCTACCGGCGATCTCGCTGATGAGATCCGGTCGCTTTAGGGCGGAGGTGTTAACGGTGACCTTATCCGCACCAGCGTTGAAGACCTCCCTTGATTGCGCCAGGCTGCTTATCCCCCCGCCCACGGCCAGGGGCACAAAAACCGAGAGCGATGTCTTCTTTATCACACTGGTCATTGTCTCCCGCCGGTCACTGGATGCAGTTATATCCAAAAAGACGATCTCATCCGCACCATCCTGATAGTACTGATCGGCCAGCTCCCAGGGGACTCCGGCATATCTGATCTGCTTGAACTCAATTCCCTTGACCACTCTGCCTCCGGGGACTCCCAGGTCGCAGTCCAGGCAGGGAATGATCCTTCTAGCTAGCATATGGTAGACCTCACGAAGTTCTTCAGGATTCTAAGGCCCTTTGGCCCTGATTTCTCGGGATGAAACTGGGTGGCAAAGAGGTTATCCTTATGGACCGCAGCTGCCAATTCCACTCCATGATCTGTGGTGGCGGCTATAACCGATTTGTCCCTCGGCTGGCCGTAGTAGGAATGGACGAAGTAGAACATGTCCCCCTCACTGATGCCATCAAAAATCTCCACCCGGTGCTTGATGTATAGGCTGTTCCAGCCCATCTGGGGAATCATCACTCCATCCGGCAGGCGCACAACCTTTCCCTCTATCCAGCCCAGACCCGGCGCGCCCGGACTCTCCTCGCTCTCCTGGAAGAGCACCTGCATGCCAACGCATATGCCCAGCATCGGCACTCCCTCTTGGAAGCATGATAAGAGCGAGTCTGAGAATCGAGAGAGCTGATTCATGCAGCTGCCAAAGGCCCCCACACCCGGGACAACTATGCCCTTCGCCCCGGCCAACTCCCCTGGATCGCGGGCAATCTTGGGATTGCCGCCCACATACTCCAGGGCGTTGTATATGGAAAATAGGTTTCCCATTCCATAATCCACTATGATTATACTCATCTGCGTCTTCCTTCTCGCTATGGCGCGATTTTATTTGGCGCCATTAATATCTCTATTTGCGATCCTTTCATATCTTTTCATAAGCCTGTTGGCTCGGCGGAACGTATATTCCTGCGAGGTACCATACCCTGCAGGGGGCAAGGATTATGAACTTTCATAGTAAATTTTTTAAGATTATTTATGATTTCTTCACAATTTCGCATTCATATAGCTTCATATCAACTCAATTCGTCCGTTATTTCTCTATTTCTTATCTGCAATTTAATTATAGCAAATCTTTAAATAGGCCGACAACTCAATTCCGCCCTTCTCCATCACTTAAAAACTTGACCCATAATACTTAAATAGGGAACGATGGACACCTCCCTCCACCAGGTCATAAAAATTAAGATTCGGGAAAATACTTAATGGAGATGCAATATAATGACCAAATCGAATCCTTTTGAGATAGCTCAAAAACAGCTTGATGATTGTGCCAAGATCCTAAACCTCGATCCTGGAGTGCATGAGTTCCTCCGCCACCCCAGGCGAGAGTTTCACGTATCGATTCCCGTGCGCATGGATGACGGCAGCATAAAGATCTTCCAGGGATACAGGGTTCAGTATAACGATGCTCTGGGCCCCTGCAAGGGCGGCATAAGATACCATCCGGATGAGACCATTGATACCGTGAGGGCTCTAGCTGCCTGGATGACCTGGAAGACCTCCCTTCTCGGCCTGCCCCTGGGCGGAGGCAAAGGTGGAGTGATCTGCAATCCCAAGGAGCTCTCCACTGGGGAGCAGGAGAGGCTCTGTCGGGGCTATGTGGATATGGTCTGGCAGAACATTGGACCGGAGAGGGACGTTCCTGCGCCGGACGTCTACACCACTCCTCAGATGATGGCCTGGATGATGGACGAGTACTCAAAATTGACCGGCTCGAACAACTTTGGTTGCATTACCGGCAAGCCTCTGTGCGTGGGCGGCTCCTGTGGCAGAAGCGATGCCACTGCCCGGGGAGGCATGTATGCTCTGAGGGAGGCGGCAAGGGAATTAGGAATTGATCTCTCCCGGGCCACAATTGCCATTCAAGGGTACGGTAATGCCGGCAGCTATGCACACAGCCTGGCCAAGGAGCTTTTCGGCAGCAAGGTTGTCGCGGTGAGCGACTCCAAGGGGGGAGCATTCAATCCGGCAGGAATAGAGCCGGCGGAGGCATCAAGCGTCAAGGCGGAGACCTGTACCGTGGCCAGCATACCCGATGCCAAGAGGATAAGCAATGAGGAGCTCCTGGAGCTCAATGTGGACATTCTCATTGTCGCCGCTCTGGAGAACGTGATCACCAAGGAGAATGCTGGAAATATCAAGGCCAAGATCATCTTGGAGCTGGCCAATGGTCCCACCACACCGGAGGCAGATGAGATCCTCTTCAATAACAAGGTGCATGTCATCCCCGACTTCCTGGCCAATGCCGGCGGAGTCACCGTCTCCTACTTTGAGATGGTACAGAACATCATGCGCTACTGCTGGTCATTCGAAGAGGTCTATCAAAGGTTGGACGAGAGGATGACCATGGCCTACCAGGGAGTATTGGCCGCCTCCAGACAGTACAATATCAACATGCGTCAGGCAGCCTACACTGTGGCCGTGGCCAGGGTGGTCGATGCCATGAAGACCCGCGGCTGGGTTTAAAGGAGAGACGAGCTTACCTCTGAACAGTCAGATAAGCAGATAAAAATAGGTCCTTTGCATCCTCCGAGCAAGAAGCCCGGAATGATTGCAGAGGCCTACAATCTTTATTTGGTCATCATTTGGTCTTTTGATCTTTGCTGGATTGGGGATTCATCTTTTTGAAATGGATATAGATTTCCTGGGATGAGTTTTGCTCTCTTTATAGGAGGGTTGGGCAAAGTCGATCTCTAACGAGGTAGGAGGAAAATTGGCCGTAATGGTTGTGGTCGACTTTTGCCCGCTAATTGCTCGTCATTCAACGATATAAATGTATGGTGCAGATTCCTGGAAATCCTGGTATTCGAGTACGGTCCATGCACCTGCTACATGCTTCTCCTGCTGCAGCAATCGCTTTCTTCAAGCTCGCAATTCATCCGAATCCTGCTGAGAAAATCAATGGCTCTTCGCTGAATGATGTGAGTGAGGTCAGGCAGAGATTATAGCCTCTGTTCCTCTGTGCCTCTGTGGTTGGGTCAGTGCATCGCGGTTCACCACAGAAGCACCGAGAATTTCTGATTCAGTCCACCCACACTAAATAGCGAGGAGCCAAATCAATCATAATATGTCACGAACCTCTTACGGCTTGCCTGCACTCTGCCCCGACCCCCCGGTGTTGAGGGAGCCTCATTGGCTGCGGCGGAGTCCACTGAAAAACAGCCTGCATGGATTAATATTGGCCTTAATCCCGTCTGGATCCGAGAAACAGAATAAAGCAATGCGCCCTTACATATAAATGGGAACTTCCCATTTGTTCTGCTTATCCTTGGGAGCATTCTTCTTTGACCATGCCGGATAAACTAAGATATTGCCTTGCTCATCCTCTTCATTGACCATCTGCTCATTTTCTTCCTTTTCCTCTTTCTCTGCCATTTTGAATCCCTCTCGGATCGTGACAGCCTATCGATGATCCATTCCTCGCCCAAGCATTTATTAGTTTTGAAGATAGATATAGATCAATTCAATTCATAGGTGAAGTGAATGAAATTCCTCTCCCGGGCAGTCAAGGTCATAAAGAGGACCAAGAGCGTAAAGTCCATTCGTTTCGAAAAGCCGGAACATTTCAGCTATCTTCCCGGCCAGTGGACTTTTCTGATCTTCGGCGATGGGCCAGAGCGGATCATGAAACCTTTATCCTTCTCAAGCAGCCCTACAGAAGACCATCTGGAGGTCACAAAAAAGCTGACCGGCCTGAGGTTCTCAGAGCTTATAGACGATTTGGAGGTTGGAGACACACTTTCACTGGACGGGCCTTATGGGAGCTTCTCTTTTCTGGGCGAGCACGATAAGGTCTGCATGCTATCCGGCGGGATAGGAATCACACCCTTGCGCAGCATGATCAAATTCTGTACCGATAAGAAAACGAGCACAGACATATCCCTCCTCTACTCCAACCGAAATGAGGATGAGATCCCCTTTTATGATGACCTGATGCCGATGCAGAGGGCCAATCCCCGTCTTGTGGTCAATATGACCATCACCAATCCCAGCCCCGCCTGGAGAGGCCTATCGGGGCGGTTGAACGGAGAGATGATAAAGAGCACTGTGCCCCAATGGGCAGAGAGGATCTACTATGTCAGCGGCCCCCAGCCGATGGTCGAATCTATGACCGCCCTCTTAACGGAGATTGGACTTGACCCGAGTCAAATTAAGCATGAATACTTCAGCGGGTACAATAGATCGAACGCGGGAGAAGAGCTGGTGGGATAGAATCTATTTTATCTTTTCCCTTCCTCCTCCTTCTCCCTTATCCGGGAATTAATCACCCGGTCCGACCTCTGCAGGGCCTCATGGGTCCCGCCATAATGAAGGGCAGCCTCTCTCATCATCTGCTTGAAGCCCTCCATATCTCCATCATCCGTTTTTTCGCACAGCCGCATGCACTCCGACACAAAGGCCTGCCGGGCAGCCGCCGCTTTGGGATTCATCTGAATGGAGGCATAAAGCTCAGGATTCTGGTCCAGGATTCTGCCCACAAAGTCGATCATTATCTCATAAACCGGAGACATGAACCGGTGCGACCTCTGCACATCAAAATCCAGAGCCTTCAGTGCCGCCCCGATGCTGATATAGGCGAAGTGGGTGAGCGCCTGCACTACGGCCATGGTCTCGTCATGCTCTTCTGCCTCCAGAATCTCGATCTTGGCTCCATCCGATTCGAAGAGGGACCTGATCACTCCAAGCCACTTTCCCGTCTTCCCCTCCACCGGGGTGAAGATGATCGTCTGGCCAAAGAGTGAGGGCATGGTGGGCCCGAACATGGGATGAGTGCCCAGTGCTTCCACCCCCTTGGGAGCGTAAGTCTTCATCGCCCTCACCGGCCCGGACTTGACCGAGGTCACATCCATGATCAGGCTGCCTGAATGCATGCGTGGGGCAACCTGACGTATCACTTCCACCGTCTTCTCGATGAGCACGCTCACCAAGACCACATCGCTCTCTTCCACCTCAGCCATCATATCATGGGCATAGCGCACTCCCAGACGTTCGGCTACCTCCACCTTCCCGCTCGGCCCCCAGATGGCCACCTCCCATCCTTTTGATTTGAAATAGCGAGCAAACCAGGAACCCGTCTCCCCAGTTCCGCCCAATATCAGTATGCGCACCATCTTCCCTCCCTCATCCGAGATCTCCTTATCTTCATCACCTGCTCTTCCTCTGCCTTCGCTCCTCCAGGCTCTCCCTGACCGCCCTCTCCATCACATCTGCTGGAGCCTTCCTGCCCGTCCAGATCTCAAAGGCCCTTGCCCCCTGATAGACCAGCATCATCACTCCATCGATGGCCGCTGCACCAATGGACCGAGCATCCCAAAGAAGCTCCGTCTCCCGGTTATACACGATATCAAAGACGACATGATGGCTCTTTAAGAGACGGCTATCTATTATCCTCCCATCCCCCTCTCTCATCCCCACCGAGGTGGCATTGATGATAACATCCGCCTGGCGTACCAGGGGTTCCAGATCACACAGGCAGTAGCTTATGCCGCCCACAGAGGCAGCCAGCTCATGAGCCCTCTTTAGGTTCCGGTTCGCTATGGAGACCTCCGCTCCCTCCCGATCCAGAGCATAAGCTATCGCCCTTGCCGCACCTCCTGCGCCAATCAATAAAACCCGGCTGCCTTTGACCTTGACTCCAGCATCCTGCAGAGCCGATAAAGCCCCCCAACCATCGGTATTGTAGCCCTGTATTCTGTTCTTTCCTTTCTCTTCCCCCGCCTCTCCAGAAAAGGATATGGTGTTTACCGCTCCAATCGCTCTGGCCAGATCATCTGCCTCCAGAAAATCCAGGCTCAAAGCCTCCTCCTTGAGAGGAATGGTCAAATTCAGTCCGCCAAATCCCATAGCATCTGCTCCAATGACTGCATCTTTAAGCCTGGACCGGCTGACGCGAAAGGCATGATAGCATCCATCCATGCCCAGGGCCCGAAAGGCGGCATTCTGCATGGCTGGAGAGAGGCTGTGCTCGATTGGATCGCCAAAGATTCCGAAGATCTTCATTTTTTCATGTGCTCCTATGATCCAGATTCTCGGCCTGACTTATTGACCGGGTGCTTTTGATGCTCTAGAGGATATTCCAGATATGCAGCACATACCAGACAACTCCTCCCGCAATGGCTCCAAAGGCAGTAGCTGCCAGGTTCACCCCGTTATTGCTCAGGGTGCCCCGGCTCTGCAGGGTCGCTCCCAGCAAGCTGTCGAAGTTGGTGCCCAGGAATCCAGCAGCTGTCCCGATAACGATTCCTAAGAGTCCAGTCATCCCGCTGATCGCGGCCAAAATGCTGATGATCAGTGCGCCGAGCAGCGATGCCCCCTCGCCAAGCAGCGTCACCCCTCCATCCACACCCGGCTCAGTCTCCTTAAGAGTGGTAATCATCCTGGGCTTGGAGCTGCTGGTCTCTCCAATCTCGCTGGCCAGGGTATCGCCATTGGCCGTGGCCACAGATCCGATGAAGGCGTATACGAATAGGTCGTTTCCGTAGATGCCATAGAATACTGCCATGGCCAGCGGTACCAGGCTGTTGCTAAAGACGTTCTTGTAGCCTCGCGCTCCTCCATGTGACTGGGCTATCCCTAGCTTCTCCTTTTTAGCATATCCGTAACGAGTGAAACCGCCACCCATGAGATAAAAGATCAAAAGAAGCAAAAACCAGCTCAAGCCAGCGAAGATTATAACCAGAAAACCGACTATGGTCTCGCTGATCACGGCAGATATGTCCGCCGCTTTAGCCCAGTAAGCGCCCACTCCTAAAATGAGGGCGAAAAGGCATATGAGTATGATTGTATGCAGCTCCGGGAATGGATAGCGGAAGGAGAAGAGCCACATCACCATGGCGGTTCCGAAGGGAACGGCAAAGTCTCTCATCCTGGATGCCTGATTTAGAAATGTGCCGGAAAGACCACCCAGGACCGCAAGGAACATAGCGCTCTCCTTGGGAATAGTACCCGCGGAGATCCAGATCGCGAGGGGATAGCCCAGAGCTACAGTAATGAGAAGATGAGCTATGCTTCCTGTTAAGGAACTAAACCTCAGATAGCCCAATGAGGCAAAGGTGGAGGCCATAAAAGAGATGGCGATAACATACAAAGGAAGATCGATGCTCATCTGGGCGAGAACAGGCCTAATGATCAGGAGAAAACCCAGGGTTGCCGCAAGCAAACGGGTGCTCTTCTCCATAAAAAAAGCCGCCGCCAGAGCAACTACTGTGAACGGCCAGGCATAAGGCAGAAGCAATACCATAAGTCCTATGGCCAGCCTGGAGGCGTTCTCGCGGTTCATGCAGTACAAACCAGTTTCATCGCAAAAATACTTTGCCTATGGAAAACCAGTGATGAATTGATGATTCACCGCCTGTATGAAAAGCTCCTAGAGATGCGCATATCCAAGGCCAACCTCCCTGGCTGCATTGCCATAGTCCTCAGCTCAGGGGATCTATTTGATGAGGGCCTGGATAAGCTGAGGGATATCATCGAATGGAGCAGATCGATGGGTCTTGCCTCACTCGTCCTTTACATAAATGATAACGAGCCCACACTCTGCCAGAAGATCGCAGACACTCTGCGGAGCTCTCCCGCTCAAATCTCTCTGCACACAGCAGATGCAGATCTGCTTACAGGTTCCGGCGGGAGGATGAGGGTTACCGTCTCTTTAGGATATGGGGGCAAAAGAGAGGTGACTGAGGCTTTCCGAGATCTTCTCAGTGAGGTGGAAGAGGGAAGGCTGATTCCGGAGGATATAGATGAAAAGGCAATAGAATCCCGTCTTCGCTTCAGCCAGAAGCCCGATCTGGTGATAAGGGCGGGAGGAAAGCAGCTGAGCGACTTC
Proteins encoded in this window:
- a CDS encoding Glu/Leu/Phe/Val family dehydrogenase, producing the protein MTKSNPFEIAQKQLDDCAKILNLDPGVHEFLRHPRREFHVSIPVRMDDGSIKIFQGYRVQYNDALGPCKGGIRYHPDETIDTVRALAAWMTWKTSLLGLPLGGGKGGVICNPKELSTGEQERLCRGYVDMVWQNIGPERDVPAPDVYTTPQMMAWMMDEYSKLTGSNNFGCITGKPLCVGGSCGRSDATARGGMYALREAARELGIDLSRATIAIQGYGNAGSYAHSLAKELFGSKVVAVSDSKGGAFNPAGIEPAEASSVKAETCTVASIPDAKRISNEELLELNVDILIVAALENVITKENAGNIKAKIILELANGPTTPEADEILFNNKVHVIPDFLANAGGVTVSYFEMVQNIMRYCWSFEEVYQRLDERMTMAYQGVLAASRQYNINMRQAAYTVAVARVVDAMKTRGWV
- a CDS encoding ferredoxin--NADP reductase; amino-acid sequence: MKFLSRAVKVIKRTKSVKSIRFEKPEHFSYLPGQWTFLIFGDGPERIMKPLSFSSSPTEDHLEVTKKLTGLRFSELIDDLEVGDTLSLDGPYGSFSFLGEHDKVCMLSGGIGITPLRSMIKFCTDKKTSTDISLLYSNRNEDEIPFYDDLMPMQRANPRLVVNMTITNPSPAWRGLSGRLNGEMIKSTVPQWAERIYYVSGPQPMVESMTALLTEIGLDPSQIKHEYFSGYNRSNAGEELVG
- a CDS encoding NAD(P)/FAD-dependent oxidoreductase, whose translation is MKCDVIVVGAGPGGSMAAKTAAAAGLNVVMLEKRQEIGDPVRCAEGVGKRALCKMVKPEPEWIASEVKGAKIYSPDGSSIVMSEDRSGSEVGYVLERKVFDRALAMQAARAGARVLVKTRAASLLMNDGVPYGVNAIQVGDPLKIEAPIIIGADGVESKVGRWAGIDTTLNLKDIESCAQFLVLDPGIDDDYTKFYLGNSIAPSGYAWSFPKGEKLANVGLGVLGSRSRPGEAIRLLREFTKKHFPNGKIVEMVVGGDPCSGPIQSATAHGVMLVGDAARQTDPLTGGGILNAMEAGVIAGEVAAKAIAAGNVAREGLREYEERWREGIGRHLARSLEFKEFFVKLTDKDLNMLIGSLAKEDISKLDLPGLLRVLFRLNPKLLWELRHLVT
- the hisH gene encoding imidazole glycerol phosphate synthase subunit HisH; amino-acid sequence: MSIIIVDYGMGNLFSIYNALEYVGGNPKIARDPGELAGAKGIVVPGVGAFGSCMNQLSRFSDSLLSCFQEGVPMLGICVGMQVLFQESEESPGAPGLGWIEGKVVRLPDGVMIPQMGWNSLYIKHRVEIFDGISEGDMFYFVHSYYGQPRDKSVIAATTDHGVELAAAVHKDNLFATQFHPEKSGPKGLRILKNFVRSTIC
- a CDS encoding acylphosphatase, translating into MMSVHVRVSGRVQGVYYRAYTRDRAKSLGINGWVRNIPGGGVEAVLEGERRQVGELLKAMKSGPSGSVVLGMELSEIEAKGYNDFEIKY
- a CDS encoding FeoA family protein, whose protein sequence is MRYIELSRAPCNQTLEIHSVNGEYGWERRFESMGIRRGSRVRKITCHPFGGPVVIELNGSKISLGRGIAAKIEVEVLSSPPVKRQI
- the tpiA gene encoding triose-phosphate isomerase; this encodes MTIIVLNFKTYRESTGPEALRLAEICEDIARDYSVQMIVAPQTADIHAISREVKIPVYAQHVDGVGYGGFTGHVTAASIKAAGARGSLINHSERRIKLADMEASLSACRDLGLASIICTNNVATTRAAAALEPDYVAVEPPELIGSGIPVSKANPNVVSDSVSAVKKIAPRVGVLCGAGITHGEDLRSALDLGSEGVLLASGIIKAKDQRQALEDLVTGAK
- the aroE gene encoding shikimate dehydrogenase, which translates into the protein MKIFGIFGDPIEHSLSPAMQNAAFRALGMDGCYHAFRVSRSRLKDAVIGADAMGFGGLNLTIPLKEEALSLDFLEADDLARAIGAVNTISFSGEAGEEKGKNRIQGYNTDGWGALSALQDAGVKVKGSRVLLIGAGGAARAIAYALDREGAEVSIANRNLKRAHELAASVGGISYCLCDLEPLVRQADVIINATSVGMREGDGRIIDSRLLKSHHVVFDIVYNRETELLWDARSIGAAAIDGVMMLVYQGARAFEIWTGRKAPADVMERAVRESLEERRQRKSR
- a CDS encoding 4Fe-4S binding protein yields the protein MLTVNRYKCCYCGACVSVCPTCALELVETWLEISADCKECGICTKICPVGALEVEA
- the hisF gene encoding imidazole glycerol phosphate synthase subunit HisF translates to MLARRIIPCLDCDLGVPGGRVVKGIEFKQIRYAGVPWELADQYYQDGADEIVFLDITASSDRRETMTSVIKKTSLSVFVPLAVGGGISSLAQSREVFNAGADKVTVNTSALKRPDLISEIAGRYGNQAVVLAIDAKRRYSQEDGRNMVQTEEGPCWFECSYYGGREFTGIDAIDWAKKAVSLGAGEILLTSMDRDGTKLGFDIPLTAAVARMVRVPVIASGGCANPEHMLEVFQKTDASAALAASIFHFQECSIRDVKTYLRKNGVNVRL
- a CDS encoding prephenate dehydrogenase/arogenate dehydrogenase family protein, which gives rise to MVRILILGGTGETGSWFARYFKSKGWEVAIWGPSGKVEVAERLGVRYAHDMMAEVEESDVVLVSVLIEKTVEVIRQVAPRMHSGSLIMDVTSVKSGPVRAMKTYAPKGVEALGTHPMFGPTMPSLFGQTIIFTPVEGKTGKWLGVIRSLFESDGAKIEILEAEEHDETMAVVQALTHFAYISIGAALKALDFDVQRSHRFMSPVYEIMIDFVGRILDQNPELYASIQMNPKAAAARQAFVSECMRLCEKTDDGDMEGFKQMMREAALHYGGTHEALQRSDRVINSRIREKEEEGKR